In the genome of Candidatus Bipolaricaulota bacterium, the window CGACACGGAACCGCGCTCCGGGCGGCTCGTTCATCTGGCCGTAGACGAGGGCGGTGTTCTTGAGCACCCCGGCCTCCTTCATCTCCAGGTAGAGGTCGTTCCCCTCGCGGGTCCGCTCCCCCACCCCGGCGAAGACGGAATAGCCCTGGTGCTCGTAGGCAATGGAGCGGATCAACTCCATGATGAGGACGGTCTTTCCCACTCCGGCTCCGCCGAACAGCCCGATCTTCCCTCCTTTGGGGAACGGGGCGATGAGGTCGATCACCTTGATCCCGGTCTCGAAGATCTCGGTCTCGGTCTCCTGGTCGAGGAGGGACGGGGCAGGACGGTGGATCGAGTAGCGCTTCTTCGCATCGACCGGGGGAAGCTCGTCGATCGGTGCACCGACGAGGTTGAGCATCCGCCCCAACGTCTCCGGCCCGACCGGGACAGTGATCGGTCCCCCGGTGGCGATCACCTCCATCCCCCGTGACAGCCCATCGGTCGAATCCATCGCGATCGCCCGCACCACGTCGTCGCCCAGGTGCTGCGCCACCTCCAGAACCAGGTCAGGAGCACCGTCCCGTGGGATCACGAGCGCGTCGTTAACCCGCGGCAATTCCCCCTTGGTGAACCGGGCATCGATCACCGGCCCCTTGATCTCGGTTATCCTTCCTACCGCCTTCTTGTCAGCCATCTTTCATCCCCCATCCTTTAATCCTGATCCAGCGATCATTCACTCTCTCAGTGCTTCTGCCCCGCCGACGATGTCCGCGATCTCGCGGGTGATCGACTGCTGGCGCGCCTTGTGGTAGAACCGAGTAAGGACGGTCAACAGATCATCGGCGTTGTCGGTTGCGTTCTTCATCGCCTGCCTCCGGATCGCGTGCTCGCTCGTCTTCGTCTCGAGGAGGAGCCCGAATATCTTCCCCTCAAGGTAGAGAGGAAGGGCGATCGCGAGCATCTCGGCTGCGTCCCCCGGCTCTACGATCGCCTCCCCACCCGCCGGCGCAACCCGGATCGGGAGGAGGTCGACGGTCACCAGCCGCTGGGCGAGGTCGGAGACGAACTCCATCCCGACGACAACCAGCTTTCCGATCTCACCAGCGGTGTAGAGATCGATCGCGTCGCGGGCGATCCTCCGCGCCGCCTGGATGCTCGGCTCCTCGTACAGGTGGGTATAAGCGCGCAGGATCTCGATCCCTCGTTGGGTGGAGAAGTGCGCCCGCGCCTTCTCTCCCCCGGCGAGGATCTTGCCCCCGTCCCGCGTCACCATCTCCTCCGCCTTCCGGTTTATCTCCCCTTGGAACCGGCCGCACAGGCCCCGGTCAGCGTTCAACGCCAGGACTCCGACGGCGGTGGAGCCGTTGTCAGCCAGGAGCGGGTGCGAGACCTCGGTTCCCTGGGCAAGAAGGGCGGCGATGAAGCTCTCAAGGGCGGCGACGTACGGGCGGGCCGGTTCCAGCCGCCGCTTCATCCGCGTCAGCTTGGTCATGGCGATCGCGTTCATCGCCTTGGTGATCTGGCGGATGTTTTCGATGTTCCCGATCCGCCGCTTGATCGCGCGTACGTTCTCCGCCATCGGCTATCCTCCGAACCGTTCCTTGAATTCACGCACCGCTCGCTCCAGCTTCGCCTCGATCTCCGGGGTGAATTCCTGTTTGTCCCGCAACTCATCGAAGATGTCTTCATGTTCTGAATGGAGGAAGCGCAGCCATCCTTCCTCGAACCGGCGCACTGCCCCGACGTCGATGTCCGCAAGGTGGTTCTTCACCCCGACGTACAGAGCGACAACCTGATCCTCCACCGGCATCGGCTGATACTGATCCTGCTTCAGGATCTCCATCAACCGATCCCCGCGGGCGAGCTGGGCCTTGGACGCCTCGTCGAGGT includes:
- a CDS encoding F0F1 ATP synthase subunit beta (Produces ATP from ADP in the presence of a proton gradient across the membrane. The beta chain is a regulatory subunit), whose protein sequence is MADKKAVGRITEIKGPVIDARFTKGELPRVNDALVIPRDGAPDLVLEVAQHLGDDVVRAIAMDSTDGLSRGMEVIATGGPITVPVGPETLGRMLNLVGAPIDELPPVDAKKRYSIHRPAPSLLDQETETEIFETGIKVIDLIAPFPKGGKIGLFGGAGVGKTVLIMELIRSIAYEHQGYSVFAGVGERTREGNDLYLEMKEAGVLKNTALVYGQMNEPPGARFRVGLTGVTLAEYFRDEEGKDVLLFIDNIFRFAQAGSGVSACLGRFPSGV
- the atpG gene encoding ATP synthase F1 subunit gamma, whose product is MAENVRAIKRRIGNIENIRQITKAMNAIAMTKLTRMKRRLEPARPYVAALESFIAALLAQGTEVSHPLLADNGSTAVGVLALNADRGLCGRFQGEINRKAEEMVTRDGGKILAGGEKARAHFSTQRGIEILRAYTHLYEEPSIQAARRIARDAIDLYTAGEIGKLVVVGMEFVSDLAQRLVTVDLLPIRVAPAGGEAIVEPGDAAEMLAIALPLYLEGKIFGLLLETKTSEHAIRRQAMKNATDNADDLLTVLTRFYHKARQQSITREIADIVGGAEALRE